Proteins co-encoded in one Metabacillus sp. KUDC1714 genomic window:
- a CDS encoding putative polysaccharide biosynthesis protein gives MSNNLLRGTFVLTLGTYLSRILGMIYLIPFAAMVGTDGGALFQTGYAQYTIFLSIATAGFPAAVSKFVSKYNAIGDYETSRRMFKAGLAVMLVTGLLAFSLLYMLAPMLAKSALAGKNYSSFTVEDAILVIRMVSLALIVVPLMSLIRGFFQGHQSMGPTAVSQVIEQLVRIVFLLAATYLIMNVFNGGLVLAVGYATFAAFVGAIGGLLVLLVYWIRRKHTLQALQENKVETKSMPLGLMFKEVFRYAGPFVFVGLAIPIYNYIDTNTFNGAMIEAGYDKDIAIAMYGILLLYVPKLVMIPVSLATAFGLTLIPSVTESFTSNNRALLHKQIDQTLQIIMLLTLPAVVGMSVLAGPAYNIFYYGEYEEIGKNILMWYAPVALLFSLFTVNAAILQGINKQKLAVISLVIGIIAKLVLNTPLIQLYQGVGSILATAAGYSISLIYGFAMIKRHSGYSFKLLFKRTVLMTMLCTFMGLAVSVIQSILGIFINYEDGRMQSVIVAVVAVIVGGVVYLYLAYRSHLLEKILGDRLKRFLPRSRANG, from the coding sequence ATGTCGAATAATTTGTTAAGAGGTACGTTTGTTTTAACGTTAGGTACATATCTTTCGAGAATATTAGGTATGATCTATCTCATTCCTTTTGCAGCTATGGTTGGAACTGATGGAGGAGCCTTGTTCCAAACTGGTTATGCTCAATATACAATATTTTTAAGTATTGCAACGGCTGGATTTCCAGCTGCAGTTTCTAAGTTTGTTTCGAAATATAATGCAATCGGCGATTATGAAACAAGTAGGCGGATGTTTAAAGCTGGATTGGCTGTTATGCTTGTGACAGGGTTACTAGCATTCTCCCTTCTATATATGCTTGCACCGATGCTAGCTAAAAGTGCACTTGCTGGTAAGAATTATAGCAGTTTTACTGTTGAAGACGCTATATTAGTCATCAGAATGGTCAGTTTAGCGCTCATTGTTGTGCCATTAATGAGTTTAATCCGTGGCTTTTTTCAAGGACATCAATCAATGGGGCCAACAGCTGTTTCTCAAGTAATAGAACAGCTTGTCAGGATTGTTTTTTTACTTGCAGCTACTTATCTCATTATGAATGTATTTAATGGCGGGTTAGTTTTAGCAGTTGGTTATGCAACGTTTGCAGCATTTGTTGGGGCAATAGGCGGTTTGCTTGTTTTATTGGTCTATTGGATAAGGCGTAAGCATACGCTACAAGCTTTGCAAGAAAATAAAGTGGAAACAAAATCCATGCCTCTAGGATTAATGTTTAAAGAAGTATTTCGCTATGCAGGACCATTTGTATTTGTTGGCTTAGCGATTCCTATATATAACTATATTGATACTAACACATTTAATGGGGCAATGATTGAAGCGGGATACGATAAAGATATTGCAATTGCTATGTATGGAATTCTGTTACTTTACGTTCCAAAACTCGTGATGATTCCAGTTTCATTAGCAACTGCTTTTGGTTTAACTCTTATTCCTTCAGTCACAGAATCATTTACAAGTAATAATCGAGCACTGCTACATAAGCAAATCGATCAAACATTACAAATAATTATGTTATTAACATTGCCTGCTGTTGTAGGGATGTCAGTACTAGCTGGACCAGCGTATAACATTTTTTATTATGGTGAATATGAGGAAATCGGAAAAAACATACTAATGTGGTATGCACCGGTTGCTCTATTGTTTTCGCTCTTTACGGTCAATGCTGCGATACTTCAAGGGATAAATAAACAAAAGCTTGCAGTAATTAGTCTAGTCATTGGTATTATCGCCAAGCTAGTTTTAAACACTCCACTGATTCAATTATATCAAGGTGTTGGATCAATACTTGCTACTGCAGCGGGTTATTCAATTTCATTAATATATGGCTTTGCAATGATTAAACGTCATTCAGGTTATTCGTTTAAATTATTATTTAAACGAACAGTATTAATGACCATGCTTTGTACATTTATGGGATTAGCCGTTTCTGTCATTCAATCAATCTTAGGTATTTTTATTAATTATGAGGATGGAAGAATGCAATCAGTTATTGTAGCTGTCGTTGCAGTTATAGTCGGAGGAGTCGTTTATTTATATTTAGCCTATCGATCTCATCTCTTGGAAAAAATTTTAGGAGATCGATTAAAGCGATTTTTACCGAGAAGCCGTGCGAATGGTTAA
- a CDS encoding pseudouridine synthase, which yields MRIDKLLANVGYGSRKDVKKMLKTGVVKADGEVIKDPKIHVNPDEQHVTVNGEKIEYKEFVYLIMNKPAGYLSATEDELQETVIDLLEMEDAVCQPFPVGRLDKDTEGLLLLTNDGQLSHQLLSPKKHVPKTYYATILGSVKEEDIEAFKKGVELDDGYVTKPADLEILTSGNQSTIHITITEGKYHQVKRMFESVGKKVTYLKRISMGPIKLDEDELKIGEYRELTEDEIELLRHAQPIEL from the coding sequence ATGAGAATTGATAAATTATTAGCGAATGTAGGTTATGGAAGTCGTAAAGATGTAAAGAAGATGCTAAAAACAGGTGTTGTAAAAGCAGATGGGGAAGTAATTAAAGATCCAAAAATTCATGTGAATCCAGATGAACAGCATGTAACTGTTAACGGTGAAAAAATCGAATATAAGGAATTTGTTTATTTGATTATGAACAAGCCTGCAGGTTATTTATCAGCAACTGAGGATGAATTACAAGAAACAGTTATTGATTTATTAGAGATGGAGGATGCTGTTTGTCAGCCTTTTCCTGTTGGACGGCTTGATAAGGATACAGAGGGATTGTTGCTGTTAACGAATGATGGTCAGCTTTCACATCAATTGTTATCTCCGAAAAAACATGTACCAAAAACGTATTATGCTACGATTTTAGGTAGTGTTAAAGAAGAGGATATAGAAGCGTTTAAAAAGGGTGTTGAGCTAGACGACGGCTATGTGACTAAGCCGGCAGATCTGGAAATTCTTACATCTGGAAATCAATCAACAATTCATATCACCATTACTGAAGGTAAATATCATCAAGTGAAACGAATGTTTGAGTCGGTTGGGAAGAAGGTTACCTACCTGAAAAGAATATCAATGGGACCAATAAAATTAGATGAGGATGAACTAAAGATTGGAGAATATCGTGAACTAACCGAAGATGAGATTGAATTGTTAAGACATGCACAACCCATAGAATTATAA
- a CDS encoding DeoR family transcriptional regulator — protein MKPSTNRMLTRIKSVYMFINERGTVTTQQLVDEFGITPRTIQRDLNVLAYNDLVHSPTRGKWATTKKKVKMSS, from the coding sequence TTGAAACCTTCAACAAACCGTATGCTAACCAGAATCAAATCAGTCTACATGTTTATTAATGAGAGGGGAACTGTGACCACACAGCAACTTGTTGACGAATTTGGTATTACACCAAGAACCATACAACGTGATTTAAATGTGTTAGCATATAACGATTTGGTTCACAGCCCAACAAGAGGTAAATGGGCCACTACAAAGAAAAAAGTTAAGATGTCTTCGTAA
- the leuS gene encoding leucine--tRNA ligase: MSFNHQQIEKKWQDFWLHNKTFKTTEDTEKPKFYALDMFPYPSGAGLHVGHPEGYTATDILSRMKRMQGFNVLHPMGWDAFGLPAEQYALDTGNDPAEFTKQNIDNFRRQIQALGFSYDWDREVNTTDPEYYKWTQWIFLQLFKKGLAYVDEVPVNWCPALGTVLANEEVIDGKSERGGHPVERRPMKQWMLRITAYADRLLEDLEDVDWPESIKDMQRNWIGRSEGAHVTFDIDGYDENFTVFTTRPDTLFGATYAVLAPEHSVIEKITTAEQKDAVEAYINEIKHKSDLERTELSKEKTGVFTGAYAINPVNGEKMPIWIADYVLATYGTGAIMAVPAHDERDYEFAQKFALSIKEVVSGGDVTKEAYTGDGEHVNSDFLNGLGKQEAIEKMIAWLEENKKGEKKVTYRLRDWLFSRQRYWGEPIPIIHWEDGTMSAVPEEELPLVLPKTTEIKPSGTGESPLAIIEDFVHVVDPVTGKKGRRETNTMPQWAGSCWYYLRYIDPKNSEALADDAKLKQWLPVDIYIGGAEHAVLHLLYARFWHKFLYDIGVVPTKEPFQKLFNQGMILGENNEKMSKSKGNVVNPDEIVESHGADTLRLYEMFMGPLEASIAWSTTGLDGARRFLDRIWRLFIEDNGELSPKVVDETSETLERVYHQTVKKVTEDLEGLRFNTAISQLMVFINEAYKATVLPKEYVEGFVKLVSPIAPHLAEELWSKLGHSTTITYVSWPAFDEAKLVENEVEIVVQVNGKVRAKLLVAKEVTKDQLEKIALEDDRVNEHVEGKTIRKVIAVPGKLVNIVAN, encoded by the coding sequence ATGAGCTTCAATCATCAACAGATTGAAAAAAAATGGCAAGATTTTTGGTTACATAATAAAACGTTTAAAACTACAGAGGATACGGAGAAGCCGAAGTTTTATGCGCTTGACATGTTCCCGTATCCTTCAGGTGCTGGTTTACACGTAGGACATCCAGAAGGATACACGGCAACAGATATTTTATCGCGAATGAAACGAATGCAAGGATTTAATGTTCTTCACCCAATGGGATGGGATGCATTTGGATTACCAGCTGAGCAATATGCCCTTGATACTGGTAACGACCCAGCGGAATTTACGAAACAAAATATTGATAACTTTAGAAGACAAATTCAAGCACTTGGATTTTCGTATGATTGGGATCGCGAGGTAAACACTACAGATCCTGAGTATTACAAATGGACACAATGGATCTTTTTACAACTATTCAAAAAAGGCTTAGCGTATGTAGATGAAGTGCCAGTAAATTGGTGTCCTGCATTAGGAACCGTTTTGGCAAATGAAGAAGTTATAGATGGAAAAAGTGAGCGTGGCGGCCATCCTGTTGAACGTCGTCCGATGAAGCAGTGGATGCTTAGAATAACAGCATATGCTGATCGTCTTCTTGAAGATCTTGAAGATGTTGATTGGCCTGAGAGTATTAAAGATATGCAACGTAATTGGATTGGACGCTCTGAAGGCGCACATGTAACCTTTGACATTGATGGTTATGATGAAAACTTCACGGTATTCACTACTCGACCCGATACATTATTTGGTGCGACTTATGCTGTATTAGCACCAGAGCATTCCGTTATTGAAAAAATCACAACGGCGGAACAAAAAGATGCAGTTGAAGCATATATTAATGAAATTAAACATAAGAGCGATCTTGAGCGGACTGAACTTTCAAAAGAAAAAACAGGTGTGTTCACAGGAGCTTATGCGATCAATCCGGTTAATGGTGAGAAAATGCCAATTTGGATTGCTGATTATGTTCTTGCCACATATGGAACAGGTGCAATCATGGCGGTACCTGCTCACGATGAACGTGACTATGAATTTGCTCAAAAATTTGCGCTGTCAATTAAAGAAGTTGTTAGCGGTGGAGATGTGACGAAAGAAGCTTACACTGGTGACGGAGAGCATGTTAACTCTGATTTCTTAAATGGACTTGGTAAGCAAGAAGCGATTGAAAAGATGATTGCTTGGCTTGAAGAAAATAAAAAAGGCGAGAAAAAGGTTACGTACCGTTTGCGTGACTGGTTATTTAGCCGTCAACGTTATTGGGGAGAGCCAATTCCAATTATCCATTGGGAAGATGGGACAATGTCTGCAGTGCCTGAAGAAGAGCTTCCGCTTGTTCTTCCAAAAACGACAGAAATTAAACCATCAGGAACAGGTGAATCACCTCTTGCAATCATTGAAGATTTCGTTCATGTAGTTGACCCTGTAACAGGGAAAAAAGGTCGTCGTGAAACAAATACTATGCCACAATGGGCAGGAAGCTGCTGGTACTACTTACGTTACATCGATCCTAAAAACAGTGAAGCACTTGCAGATGATGCCAAGTTAAAGCAATGGCTACCTGTTGATATTTATATCGGTGGAGCAGAGCACGCAGTACTTCACTTGCTATATGCTCGTTTCTGGCATAAGTTTTTATATGATATTGGTGTGGTGCCGACGAAGGAACCTTTCCAAAAATTATTTAATCAAGGTATGATTCTTGGTGAAAATAATGAAAAAATGAGTAAATCTAAAGGAAATGTTGTAAACCCAGATGAAATAGTTGAATCACATGGTGCTGATACTCTTCGACTATATGAAATGTTCATGGGACCTTTAGAAGCATCAATTGCATGGTCTACAACTGGCCTTGATGGAGCAAGACGCTTCTTAGATCGTATTTGGCGTCTATTCATCGAAGACAATGGTGAATTAAGTCCTAAGGTTGTTGATGAAACAAGTGAAACACTTGAGCGTGTTTACCACCAAACAGTGAAAAAGGTAACTGAGGATCTTGAAGGCTTACGCTTTAACACAGCAATCTCACAACTAATGGTTTTCATCAATGAGGCCTATAAAGCGACTGTTCTTCCTAAAGAGTATGTCGAAGGCTTTGTGAAATTAGTATCCCCAATAGCCCCTCATCTAGCTGAGGAGCTATGGAGCAAGCTTGGTCACAGCACAACTATAACTTACGTTTCATGGCCTGCTTTTGATGAAGCAAAGCTTGTAGAAAACGAAGTTGAAATTGTCGTTCAAGTCAACGGGAAAGTCCGTGCAAAACTGCTTGTTGCAAAGGAAGTTACAAAAGATCAGCTCGAAAAAATAGCACTTGAAGATGATCGAGTAAATGAGCATGTTGAAGGGAAAACGATTCGCAAGGTAATTGCTGTCCCTGGAAAGCTTGTTAATATTGTTGCAAATTAA
- a CDS encoding sporulation protein Cse60, with product MLKVAVFDEEHEKDLEEEINDFLARLNDNHVRDIKYSVSITTDEEGEQIYCYSALIMYHV from the coding sequence ATGTTAAAAGTAGCTGTATTTGATGAAGAGCACGAAAAGGATTTAGAGGAAGAAATAAATGATTTTTTAGCTAGGCTTAACGATAATCATGTTAGAGATATTAAATATAGTGTGTCAATTACAACCGATGAGGAAGGAGAACAGATTTATTGTTATTCTGCGCTCATTATGTATCATGTTTAG
- a CDS encoding rhodanese-like domain-containing protein translates to MKEISPEEIQQKLENGEKIELIDVREDDEVEAGMIPQARHIRMNDIPNQLDAIDKEKETFFICRSGGRSGNVCAYLQERGYNVVNMTGGMLEYKGETKPKSELA, encoded by the coding sequence ATGAAAGAAATTTCTCCTGAAGAAATTCAACAAAAGCTAGAAAACGGTGAAAAGATAGAGTTAATAGATGTTCGTGAAGATGATGAAGTAGAAGCAGGAATGATTCCACAAGCCCGACATATTCGAATGAATGATATTCCTAATCAACTAGATGCAATTGATAAAGAAAAAGAGACATTTTTTATTTGTCGTTCAGGCGGTCGCAGTGGTAATGTATGTGCATATTTACAAGAGCGAGGATATAACGTAGTTAATATGACTGGTGGTATGCTTGAATATAAAGGTGAGACTAAGCCTAAAAGTGAATTAGCTTAA
- a CDS encoding BaiN/RdsA family NAD(P)/FAD-dependent oxidoreductase — MKYDVLVIGGGPSGLMAAIAAGQQGARVLLVDKGNKLGRKLAISGGGRCNVTNRLPIDEIIKHIPGNGRFLYSAFSEFNNEDIISFFEKLGIKLKEEDHGRMFPVTDKAQTVVDALLSELNRLNVEIRTNEPVKNVFYDEEKVQSVQLVNGEMISTNAVVLAVGGKSVPHTGSTGDGYAWAEKAGHTITELFPTEVPITSNETFIQEKTLQGLSLRDVALSVLNPKGKQIITHKMDMLFTHFGISGPAVLRCSQYVVKAMKKFKTNAIPVSIDAIPDTNEEQLFQSIVKDLKYDAKKAIKNVLKGLLPERYLLFLLEKNDIDPLLTYDNLSNEKLRSFVRDCKQFQFNVHGTLSIEKAFVTGGGVSVKEIHPREMSSKYKNGLYFCGEILDIHGYTGGYNITSALVTGRLAGKNAAMYSRAKN, encoded by the coding sequence ATGAAATATGATGTGTTAGTAATCGGTGGGGGGCCCTCAGGTTTAATGGCAGCTATTGCAGCTGGCCAGCAAGGTGCTCGCGTTCTCCTAGTAGACAAAGGGAATAAATTAGGAAGAAAACTTGCTATTTCAGGTGGAGGTCGTTGTAATGTAACGAACCGCTTGCCCATTGACGAAATTATAAAACATATTCCAGGTAACGGAAGATTTTTATATAGTGCGTTCTCAGAATTTAATAATGAAGATATAATTTCTTTTTTTGAAAAACTCGGAATTAAGCTCAAGGAAGAAGATCACGGACGCATGTTCCCAGTTACTGATAAAGCACAAACAGTTGTCGATGCCCTTCTTAGTGAATTAAACCGTTTGAACGTTGAAATTCGGACAAATGAACCTGTAAAGAATGTTTTTTATGATGAGGAAAAGGTACAAAGTGTACAACTTGTAAACGGTGAAATGATTTCGACTAATGCAGTTGTTCTCGCTGTAGGCGGAAAAAGTGTACCCCACACTGGAAGCACCGGGGATGGCTATGCATGGGCTGAAAAAGCGGGTCATACAATAACCGAACTATTTCCAACAGAGGTACCTATTACGTCTAATGAGACATTTATTCAGGAAAAAACACTTCAAGGGCTTTCTTTACGAGATGTTGCCTTAAGTGTATTGAACCCGAAAGGAAAACAAATTATCACCCACAAAATGGACATGCTCTTCACTCATTTTGGTATTTCTGGACCAGCTGTTTTAAGATGTAGTCAATATGTTGTAAAAGCAATGAAAAAGTTTAAAACAAATGCAATTCCTGTGAGCATTGATGCAATTCCTGATACTAATGAAGAGCAGCTATTTCAATCAATCGTTAAGGATTTAAAGTATGATGCCAAAAAAGCAATCAAAAATGTCTTAAAGGGACTTTTACCTGAAAGGTATTTATTATTTTTATTGGAGAAAAATGATATTGATCCGCTTCTGACATATGATAATCTCTCAAATGAAAAGCTTCGTTCATTCGTACGAGATTGCAAACAGTTTCAATTTAACGTACATGGTACTCTATCAATTGAGAAGGCATTTGTAACAGGCGGAGGAGTTTCTGTAAAGGAAATACACCCTCGAGAGATGTCTTCGAAATATAAAAATGGACTTTACTTCTGTGGTGAAATTTTAGATATACATGGATACACAGGTGGCTATAATATCACTTCAGCTCTCGTTACCGGGCGACTTGCGGGGAAAAATGCTGCAATGTATTCTAGAGCTAAGAACTAA